Proteins encoded within one genomic window of Methanothrix harundinacea 6Ac:
- the rqcH gene encoding ribosome rescue protein RqcH: protein MKKAMSNVDVAAVVEELQEKLVGGFVGKSYQLSPDRVVISFQSPASGKLDLLLEAGRRIHLTEKPREAPKMPPQFPTMLRSRLSGGRVAAVRQHGFDRVAEIEIERGDDRYTLIAEIFPKGNVLLLDSGGRIVLPLRPLAFRDRKLLAGETYQYREDQVDPRTVSRNDLAFILASSDSELVRTLVRGLNMGGTYAEEICLRAGINKTVPAFALAGEEIDRLHWALGEVFGLAEAYPHLVAEGERIVDVVPAPLAVYDGLERREFGSFSEALDEFFSSKEAEAEEAKPKTALERRREMQERSIQEFRERERELARLGEKVYERYGEVEAVLAAISKGFERGFTYSEILAKIKTSGLPIAEKILALDYQGELRLRLDDPGDGDGGEGKGGTVGDTGGKGEARGAVLELNSNLTVPQNAQRYYDLAKEQAKKREGAEKALEETIRLIARKAGPEKAKTRAVYRRRKPKWYERFRWFTSSDGFLVIGGRDATSNEEIYAKYLEKRDLALHTDAPGAPLTVIKTLGEAVPESTLEEAASFAVSYSSLWKAGLFEGDCYLVAADQVTKTPEPGEFLKKGAFVVRGERRYYRDVPLGLALGIAGDQLIGGPVSAVKPRADPVVEVEPGELSAEDLAKRIYRSFAEREDDRRWLKAIASVDQIVSFLPPGGSRVKG from the coding sequence ATGAAGAAGGCGATGAGCAACGTGGACGTGGCGGCGGTCGTGGAGGAGCTGCAGGAGAAGCTGGTGGGCGGCTTTGTGGGCAAGTCCTACCAGCTCTCCCCCGATAGGGTGGTGATCTCCTTTCAGTCCCCCGCCTCCGGGAAGCTCGACCTCCTCCTGGAGGCGGGGAGGCGGATCCACCTCACCGAGAAGCCCCGGGAGGCCCCCAAGATGCCGCCCCAGTTTCCGACGATGCTCCGAAGCCGCCTCTCCGGCGGCCGGGTGGCGGCCGTCCGCCAGCACGGCTTCGACCGGGTGGCGGAGATCGAGATCGAGCGGGGGGACGACCGGTACACCCTCATCGCCGAGATCTTTCCCAAGGGGAACGTCCTCCTCCTGGACTCCGGCGGCCGGATCGTCCTGCCGCTGCGGCCCCTGGCCTTCAGGGACCGAAAGCTCCTCGCCGGCGAGACCTACCAGTACCGGGAGGACCAGGTCGACCCCCGGACCGTCTCCCGAAACGACCTCGCCTTCATCCTCGCCTCCTCCGACTCGGAGCTGGTGAGGACCCTCGTCCGGGGGCTGAACATGGGGGGGACCTATGCCGAGGAGATCTGCCTCCGGGCCGGGATCAACAAGACGGTGCCGGCTTTCGCCCTCGCCGGCGAGGAGATCGACCGGCTCCACTGGGCCCTGGGGGAGGTCTTCGGCCTCGCCGAGGCGTACCCCCATCTGGTGGCCGAAGGGGAGAGGATCGTCGACGTCGTCCCCGCCCCCCTCGCCGTCTACGACGGCCTCGAAAGGCGGGAGTTCGGGTCCTTCAGCGAGGCCCTCGACGAGTTCTTCTCCTCCAAGGAGGCGGAAGCAGAGGAGGCTAAGCCGAAGACGGCCCTGGAGCGGAGACGTGAGATGCAGGAGCGGTCGATCCAGGAGTTCCGGGAGCGGGAGCGGGAGCTGGCCCGTCTCGGCGAGAAGGTCTACGAGAGGTACGGCGAGGTGGAGGCGGTCCTCGCCGCGATATCGAAGGGTTTCGAGAGGGGGTTCACCTACTCCGAGATCCTGGCGAAGATAAAGACCTCCGGCCTCCCCATAGCGGAGAAGATCCTCGCCCTCGACTACCAGGGGGAGCTTCGCCTCCGCCTCGACGACCCCGGCGACGGGGACGGTGGCGAAGGCAAAGGCGGAACCGTCGGCGATACCGGAGGGAAGGGCGAGGCGAGAGGAGCCGTTCTGGAGCTGAACTCAAACCTCACCGTCCCCCAGAACGCCCAGAGGTACTACGACCTGGCCAAGGAGCAGGCGAAGAAGCGAGAGGGGGCGGAGAAGGCCCTGGAGGAGACGATCCGGCTGATAGCGCGGAAGGCGGGGCCGGAGAAGGCGAAGACGAGGGCGGTCTATCGGCGGAGGAAGCCGAAGTGGTACGAGAGGTTCCGCTGGTTCACCTCCTCGGACGGCTTTCTCGTCATCGGCGGTAGGGACGCCACCTCCAACGAGGAGATCTACGCCAAATACCTGGAGAAGCGGGACCTCGCCCTCCATACCGATGCGCCCGGTGCCCCCTTAACGGTCATCAAGACCCTGGGGGAGGCCGTCCCCGAATCGACCCTGGAGGAGGCGGCCTCGTTTGCCGTCAGCTACTCCAGCCTCTGGAAGGCGGGTCTTTTCGAGGGAGACTGCTACCTGGTGGCGGCCGATCAGGTGACCAAGACCCCCGAGCCGGGCGAGTTTCTTAAGAAGGGGGCCTTCGTCGTCCGGGGCGAGCGGCGCTACTATCGAGACGTCCCCCTCGGCCTTGCCCTCGGGATCGCGGGCGACCAGCTGATCGGCGGCCCCGTCTCCGCGGTGAAGCCGAGGGCCGATCCCGTCGTCGAGGTGGAGCCCGGCGAGCTCAGCGCTGAGGACCTGGCGAAGAGGATCTACCGGTCCTTCGCCGAGAGGGAGGACGACAGGAGGTGGCTCAAGGCCATCGCCTCCGTCGACCAGATCGTGAGCTTTCTGCCGCCCGGAGGGTCGAGGGTGAAGGGGTGA
- a CDS encoding Mut7-C RNAse domain-containing protein, with translation MVKDRYLADLMLLRLARWLRMAGHDVSNPPEGSDDSGLLEVALKEGRTLLTRDRLLARRCGKAGASCILIRSSDLDEQLRELLAAGVTLEMNPERCTLCNGILRKVEASGAYGSPGPEDADSLWRCEVCGKIYWRGTHWQGIRERLAGGGA, from the coding sequence ATGGTGAAAGACCGATATCTTGCAGACCTGATGCTACTCCGGCTCGCCCGCTGGCTGAGGATGGCCGGCCACGACGTCTCAAACCCCCCGGAGGGGTCCGACGACTCCGGCCTCCTAGAGGTCGCCCTGAAGGAGGGGAGGACCCTCCTCACCAGGGACAGGCTCCTCGCCAGGAGGTGTGGGAAGGCCGGGGCCAGCTGCATCCTCATAAGGTCGTCGGACCTCGATGAGCAGCTCCGGGAGCTTCTGGCCGCGGGGGTCACCCTGGAGATGAATCCTGAGAGGTGCACCCTCTGTAACGGCATCCTCCGAAAGGTGGAGGCATCGGGGGCCTACGGCTCCCCCGGCCCTGAGGATGCTGACTCTCTCTGGAGGTGCGAGGTATGCGGGAAGATCTACTGGAGGGGGACCCACTGGCAGGGGATTCGAGAGCGTCTGGCGGGAGGGGGCGCCTGA
- a CDS encoding 3-oxoacyl-ACP synthase, giving the protein MRRGEGEISEADMTESKMGDKETVGITSIGCYVPPGIITSEEIARRSGIPVEVFLEKIGMERKHVAAEDEHPSEMGIRAAEVAVERAGIDPREIDVLVYCSAGFYDYRIWSPAAKVQAALGADGCYAFEVKNGCNGGNLGISICKSLLLDDPDKRCALVVCSEKLSISVDYEDRNALSLFMVGDGAAAAILKKGEETNRLLSYAARTEGSAVDSIKVPFGGTRRPRPLGIPDGGLGYIRIDDPAGLDQILSQTYLDNYLRVINRSLEKSGRSLQDVDLLLTNQVKRSLLEEILRGLDLGLDHTITSIRDHGHMGTVDALFNLSRAIESGRLGPGSLAVLASSGAGFTWAAMPVEFL; this is encoded by the coding sequence ATGCGACGCGGGGAGGGAGAGATCAGTGAGGCGGATATGACGGAGTCGAAGATGGGAGATAAGGAGACGGTGGGGATCACGTCCATCGGCTGTTACGTGCCGCCGGGGATCATCACCAGCGAAGAGATCGCAAGGCGTTCCGGCATTCCGGTGGAGGTCTTCCTCGAGAAGATCGGGATGGAGAGAAAGCACGTCGCCGCTGAGGACGAGCATCCCTCCGAGATGGGCATCCGGGCCGCAGAGGTGGCGGTAGAGAGGGCGGGGATCGATCCGAGAGAGATCGACGTCCTCGTCTACTGCAGCGCCGGGTTTTACGACTACCGGATCTGGTCTCCCGCCGCCAAGGTCCAGGCCGCCCTCGGCGCCGACGGCTGCTACGCCTTTGAGGTGAAGAACGGCTGCAACGGCGGAAACCTCGGGATCAGCATCTGTAAAAGCCTCCTCCTCGACGATCCGGATAAGAGGTGCGCCCTGGTCGTCTGCAGCGAGAAGCTCTCCATATCCGTAGACTACGAGGACAGAAACGCCCTCTCCCTCTTCATGGTCGGGGACGGAGCGGCCGCCGCCATCCTGAAGAAGGGGGAGGAGACCAATCGGCTCCTCTCTTACGCCGCCCGGACGGAGGGCTCCGCCGTCGACTCGATCAAGGTCCCCTTCGGAGGGACGCGGCGGCCGCGGCCGCTGGGGATCCCTGATGGCGGCCTCGGCTACATCCGGATAGACGACCCCGCCGGCCTCGACCAGATCCTCTCCCAGACCTACCTCGATAACTACCTCCGGGTGATCAATAGATCCCTGGAGAAGAGCGGCCGCTCCCTCCAGGACGTCGACCTCCTCCTGACAAACCAGGTGAAGAGGAGCCTCCTGGAGGAGATCCTCCGGGGGCTGGACCTCGGCCTGGATCATACCATCACCTCGATAAGGGATCATGGCCACATGGGGACCGTCGACGCCCTCTTCAACCTCTCGCGGGCGATCGAATCCGGGAGGCTCGGGCCGGGGAGCCTGGCGGTTCTCGCGAGCAGCGGGGCGGGGTTCACCTGGGCGGCGATGCCGGTGGAGTTCTTGTGA
- a CDS encoding class I SAM-dependent methyltransferase has protein sequence MFGEIGTVRNFVEAGDLQHLALFKDSISEIQLKEGEDPSAYFSPEFSHYIVAHDPLDGLLKEYGEEWSRRFSGRLGVSIVERIGAGEGAIYVRGLMAQNGSKVYLVLPYTSIDAAASMGATFTDPRPISARRRVWPEVLPELKGERILDVGCGFGRLTLDVASQSPASEVFGIDLFDPLTAQARMNAEALGIKNAEFRTASVYDLPFEGGSFETVYSFFMLHHLEDIPKGLFEIRRVLARGGRYLAVEPLGHHHGPNHSGADWLRIFEDAGLPAGAEEKEGAVILRARKGDQKIER, from the coding sequence ATGTTCGGAGAGATCGGGACGGTCCGAAATTTCGTCGAAGCCGGCGACCTGCAGCACCTCGCCCTCTTCAAGGACAGCATCAGCGAGATCCAGCTCAAAGAAGGGGAGGATCCATCGGCGTATTTCAGCCCCGAATTCTCTCATTACATCGTCGCCCACGACCCCCTGGACGGGTTGCTTAAGGAATACGGAGAGGAGTGGTCCAGGAGGTTCTCCGGCCGCCTGGGCGTCTCCATAGTCGAGCGGATTGGGGCTGGGGAGGGCGCGATCTACGTCAGGGGGCTGATGGCCCAAAACGGGTCGAAGGTCTACCTAGTCCTGCCTTACACCTCCATCGACGCCGCCGCCTCGATGGGTGCGACCTTCACCGATCCCCGCCCCATCTCGGCGCGGAGACGGGTCTGGCCGGAGGTCCTCCCCGAGCTGAAGGGGGAGAGGATCCTGGATGTAGGATGCGGCTTTGGGAGGCTGACCCTCGACGTCGCAAGCCAGAGCCCGGCTTCGGAGGTCTTCGGGATCGACCTCTTCGACCCCCTGACGGCCCAGGCGAGGATGAACGCCGAGGCCCTCGGGATAAAGAACGCCGAGTTCAGGACCGCCAGCGTCTACGACCTTCCCTTCGAAGGCGGCTCCTTTGAGACGGTCTACTCCTTCTTCATGCTCCACCACCTCGAGGATATCCCGAAGGGGCTCTTCGAGATCCGGCGGGTCCTGGCGAGGGGGGGCCGATATCTGGCGGTGGAGCCCCTCGGCCATCACCACGGTCCGAACCACTCCGGGGCCGACTGGCTTCGGATCTTCGAGGATGCGGGGCTCCCGGCCGGGGCGGAGGAGAAGGAGGGGGCGGTGATCCTCAGGGCCCGGAAGGGAGACCAGAAGATCGAGAGATGA
- a CDS encoding type II toxin-antitoxin system RelE family toxin, translating to MSRQVMIDRKALKYLSELPEKSQRLIKEKCHALSEDPYPGLGADKELLHLDFKLYRLHIGRSFTVFYQICEKDGLVKILEITTIDKAHKLYKRLEE from the coding sequence TTGAGCCGCCAGGTGATGATCGATCGGAAAGCTCTGAAATACCTATCGGAGCTTCCGGAGAAGAGCCAGCGGCTCATCAAGGAGAAGTGCCACGCCCTCTCGGAGGACCCCTACCCGGGCCTGGGAGCCGATAAGGAGCTTCTGCATCTGGATTTTAAGCTCTATCGATTGCATATCGGCAGATCTTTCACCGTCTTTTATCAAATTTGCGAGAAGGACGGGCTGGTCAAGATCCTGGAGATAACGACCATCGACAAGGCGCACAAGCTCTACAAGCGGCTTGAGGAGTGA
- a CDS encoding antitoxin VapB family protein, with translation MIATKRVAVTESVWAELSDLKRPGETFSQLLEEMIEREKKARLIAHLKTIADEGDFVELPP, from the coding sequence ATGATTGCAACAAAGCGGGTGGCCGTCACCGAGTCCGTATGGGCTGAGCTATCCGATCTCAAGAGGCCGGGAGAGACCTTCAGCCAGCTCCTCGAAGAGATGATAGAGCGCGAGAAGAAGGCCCGTCTGATAGCGCATCTGAAGACGATCGCCGATGAGGGCGACTTTGTGGAGCTCCCCCCTTGA
- a CDS encoding type II toxin-antitoxin system HicB family antitoxin: MRQVIIYPGEDGFWVAECPSLPGCISQGRSKEEAIEKIKEAIEVYTAALAEDGIPVPEDRLDAILVAV, encoded by the coding sequence ATGCGGCAGGTCATAATATACCCAGGCGAGGACGGCTTCTGGGTGGCGGAATGCCCCAGCCTCCCCGGCTGCATCAGCCAGGGGAGGAGCAAGGAGGAGGCGATCGAGAAGATCAAGGAAGCGATCGAGGTATACACCGCCGCTCTCGCGGAAGACGGCATCCCAGTTCCAGAAGATCGGCTCGACGCCATCCTGGTGGCGGTATGA
- a CDS encoding type II toxin-antitoxin system HicB family antitoxin, producing MFCEYIQAAMSKAVYEVIDDEQPYYGEVPELKGVWATGKTSEECRKNLKMAIEDWIALSLRFDLPIPPIEGHEIEAPEAPVEA from the coding sequence ATGTTCTGCGAGTACATCCAGGCAGCAATGTCAAAGGCGGTCTATGAGGTCATCGATGACGAGCAGCCCTATTACGGCGAAGTGCCGGAGCTGAAAGGCGTCTGGGCGACCGGCAAAACCTCCGAAGAGTGCCGCAAAAACCTTAAGATGGCCATAGAGGACTGGATAGCTCTGAGCCTGCGGTTCGATCTGCCGATACCGCCGATCGAAGGCCACGAGATAGAAGCTCCCGAGGCGCCAGTCGAGGCTTAG
- a CDS encoding type II toxin-antitoxin system RelE family toxin encodes MSRKVVIDRKALKYLSELPEKSQRLIKEKCHALSEDPYPGQGADKELLHLDYKLYRLHIGRSFTVFYQICEKDKLVKILEITTIDKAHKLYKRFEE; translated from the coding sequence TTGAGCCGCAAGGTGGTGATCGATAGAAAGGCTCTGAAATATCTATCGGAGCTTCCGGAGAAGAGCCAGCGACTCATTAAGGAGAAGTGCCACGCCCTTTCAGAGGACCCATACCCTGGCCAGGGAGCTGATAAGGAGCTGCTGCATCTGGATTACAAGCTCTATCGGTTACATATCGGCAGATCGTTCACAGTTTTTTATCAAATTTGCGAGAAGGACAAGCTGGTCAAGATCCTGGAGATAACGACCATCGACAAGGCGCACAAGCTCTACAAGCGTTTCGAGGAGTGA
- a CDS encoding SIR2 family protein — protein sequence MIDPMLSLAISVHSNEGLYALLLGSGISQESGIRTAWGITEDLIQKLAHVMGEECDPDPETWYINKFDKKPDYGDLLAEVRKSPTGRRQLLKSYFEPNEEEREQGLKVPTTAHKAIAKLVANGYIRVIVTTNFDHLIEKALDDVGIEPAVVSNSSDVKGALPIPYERCTIIKVNGDYLDTRIRNTRDELEKYGTEMNKLLDRVFDEFGLIVCGWSAEWDTALRKAIERRKNHRFTTYWAARDEPGERAHKLIRHRRAEVIRIRDADNFFGELAENVFALEKYSNPHPLSAPVLVQRIKTYLRDDRCDIRLHDLMNQNVETLYARLIDDQTFPVSGISEDEIKDEFRRRVQLYESLTEPVLAMMITGCYWGEIAHNALWINCLERIANYPKIHTRTSRSIVIHESGKNIDIISTLVNLRLYPALLLLYGGGIASIAAGKYNIFSALVNDTRFIDKDELRPLIVDLNRLGVMKSDVQRFLSDQDNNICFCDYLFDHLRNYFIDYIYFYDDFKNYFDRFEYLLLLVRAKILDHKIDYKIDYLLKTAHFIKHWNPESGKISIIEEIESEVSREGDNWPLLKTGLFDGSSEEFLRYMVFIDDKIKASVDKGEFW from the coding sequence ATGATAGATCCCATGTTATCACTAGCGATCTCGGTCCACTCTAATGAAGGGCTCTATGCGCTACTTCTCGGTTCGGGGATATCCCAAGAGTCTGGAATACGAACTGCTTGGGGAATTACCGAAGATCTTATACAAAAATTGGCACATGTAATGGGGGAAGAATGCGACCCAGATCCTGAGACTTGGTACATAAATAAATTTGACAAAAAGCCCGATTACGGTGATTTGCTTGCCGAAGTTCGAAAGTCTCCCACAGGACGTAGGCAATTACTAAAAAGCTATTTTGAGCCGAACGAAGAAGAGCGCGAACAAGGGTTGAAAGTACCGACTACAGCCCATAAAGCGATAGCAAAGCTAGTTGCCAATGGATACATTCGAGTCATAGTCACAACCAACTTCGATCATTTAATTGAAAAAGCTCTGGACGATGTCGGCATTGAACCCGCTGTAGTCAGTAATTCAAGCGATGTAAAAGGAGCTTTGCCAATTCCGTATGAGAGATGCACCATAATTAAGGTAAATGGTGACTATCTAGACACCCGAATCAGAAATACTCGTGACGAGCTCGAGAAATATGGCACTGAGATGAATAAACTTCTGGATCGCGTATTTGATGAATTCGGGCTAATCGTTTGTGGATGGTCTGCAGAGTGGGATACAGCGTTGCGCAAGGCTATAGAGCGACGTAAAAATCACAGATTTACAACTTACTGGGCAGCAAGAGACGAACCCGGTGAAAGAGCACACAAATTGATACGTCACAGGCGAGCAGAAGTCATACGCATTCGAGACGCTGACAACTTTTTCGGCGAACTGGCAGAGAACGTCTTTGCCTTGGAAAAGTATTCCAACCCCCACCCGCTTTCGGCGCCGGTTCTAGTGCAACGAATTAAGACATATTTACGTGATGATCGTTGTGATATTCGTCTTCACGATCTTATGAATCAGAACGTTGAGACGCTTTATGCGAGATTAATCGACGATCAAACGTTCCCTGTTAGTGGCATCTCTGAAGATGAGATCAAAGATGAGTTCAGAAGACGAGTGCAGCTTTACGAATCACTTACGGAGCCGGTTCTGGCCATGATGATCACAGGGTGTTACTGGGGAGAAATAGCCCATAATGCTCTATGGATAAACTGTCTTGAGCGAATAGCTAATTACCCCAAAATACACACGAGAACAAGCAGATCCATCGTAATTCATGAAAGTGGTAAGAATATTGATATTATAAGTACTCTGGTAAATCTGAGACTATATCCCGCACTTCTCCTTCTTTATGGAGGGGGAATTGCGTCGATTGCAGCTGGAAAATATAATATTTTCTCCGCTTTGGTTAATGACACAAGATTTATTGATAAAGATGAACTTCGCCCCTTAATTGTAGATTTGAATAGGTTAGGAGTTATGAAATCTGATGTTCAAAGATTTCTGTCGGATCAAGACAACAATATATGCTTTTGTGATTACCTTTTTGATCACCTTCGCAATTATTTTATAGATTATATATATTTTTATGATGATTTTAAGAACTATTTTGATCGTTTTGAGTATTTACTCCTTCTTGTACGTGCAAAAATATTGGACCATAAAATCGACTATAAAATCGACTATTTATTAAAAACTGCTCACTTCATTAAACATTGGAATCCAGAATCAGGAAAAATAAGTATCATAGAAGAGATAGAATCAGAGGTATCACGTGAAGGTGATAATTGGCCGCTTCTAAAGACAGGTCTTTTTGATGGTTCATCTGAAGAATTTCTACGTTATATGGTATTTATTGATGATAAAATCAAAGCGTCGGTGGATAAAGGAGAATTTTGGTGA
- a CDS encoding cation-translocating P-type ATPase yields MTHPWHTLTADETLERLSSSRDGLSSEEAARRLSEQGPNQLEEFYKPSKLRVFLRQFENYLIIVLIFAAAVSWIAGETTNAYAILGIIFFISLVGFFQEYRAERAMEALREMVAPEANVLRSGKMTRIAVRDLVPGDVVYLEAGDKVPADGRVIEETSLQVVESSLTGESVPEDKSAAVVAEETPLADRTDMVYMGTIVVYGNGRAAVTATGTRTELGRISGLVQRRPEEPPIKIKFQHLAKQLAVVVLAACAIIFAVEVNRGAPVLDTLIIAAALAVAAIPTALPFITTITLAYGTQIMAGKNAIIRRLPAVETLGSTTVICTDKTGTLTRGEMMVRKIWTGREVEVTGTGYDPAGTFRREGDDLNPSEDGHLSALLVAGALCNNSRLEEGSDGWNVIGDPTEGALIVAASKGEILDYVEGWYLEEVVEFPFDSEMRRMTTVHRSSDGLTVSMKGAPETVLAFSTRIMRDGSEEPITSEDLLRASKAADEMAGSGLRILALAGKVMAPGAPLGRDAVEADLTFLGLVGMMDPPREEAKEAIKVCEKAGIRPVMITGDHKLTASAIGRELGILNEGGRVLEGTELDEMTAEELAEMIEEVSIFSRTTAEQKVRIVEALRRKGHIVAMTGDGVNDGPALRSADIGVAMGRTGTEVSKEASDMVIADDNFATIVAAVEEGRRIYSNIRKASSYLLSCNFAEVMTIFIGVMLGLPVPLIALQILWINIVTDEFPAIGLAVEPAHSDLMKNKPRDPKEPILTRGLFLYTLGISTVIFIGTLGLYANALRGGAPLEEARTTVFASLVIFEIYNAYNSRSLHTSFFKMDPRTNGKLILGLIASLGALLVAIYHPWMQRLFETAPLDAGSWAAIVVAASAVVVVAEIFKRWELPERSGRPR; encoded by the coding sequence ATGACCCACCCCTGGCACACCCTCACCGCTGACGAGACCCTGGAACGGCTCAGCTCCAGCAGAGATGGCCTCTCCTCCGAGGAGGCGGCCCGGAGGCTCTCCGAGCAAGGGCCAAACCAGCTCGAAGAGTTCTACAAGCCCTCCAAGCTCCGGGTATTTCTCCGCCAGTTCGAGAACTACCTGATCATCGTCCTCATCTTCGCCGCGGCCGTATCCTGGATCGCTGGCGAGACCACCAACGCCTACGCCATCCTCGGCATCATCTTCTTCATATCCCTCGTCGGCTTCTTCCAGGAGTACAGGGCGGAGCGGGCGATGGAGGCGCTCCGGGAGATGGTGGCCCCGGAGGCGAACGTCCTGCGGTCCGGGAAGATGACCCGGATAGCCGTCCGGGACCTCGTCCCCGGGGACGTCGTATACCTGGAGGCCGGAGACAAGGTCCCCGCCGACGGTCGGGTGATCGAGGAGACGTCGCTGCAGGTCGTCGAGTCGTCCCTCACCGGCGAGTCGGTCCCGGAAGATAAGTCCGCGGCGGTGGTGGCCGAAGAGACCCCCCTCGCCGACAGGACGGACATGGTCTACATGGGGACGATCGTCGTCTACGGCAACGGTAGGGCCGCCGTCACGGCGACGGGGACGAGGACGGAGCTCGGCCGGATCTCGGGGCTCGTCCAGAGGAGGCCCGAGGAGCCGCCGATAAAGATCAAGTTCCAGCATCTGGCAAAACAGCTCGCCGTCGTCGTCCTCGCCGCCTGCGCCATCATCTTCGCCGTGGAGGTGAACCGGGGCGCTCCGGTTCTGGACACCCTGATCATCGCCGCCGCCCTCGCCGTCGCCGCCATCCCCACCGCCCTCCCCTTCATCACGACGATCACCCTAGCCTACGGAACCCAGATCATGGCGGGGAAGAACGCCATCATCCGCCGCCTCCCCGCCGTCGAGACCCTCGGCTCGACGACGGTGATCTGCACCGACAAGACCGGGACCCTCACCCGGGGCGAGATGATGGTCCGGAAGATCTGGACGGGCCGAGAGGTGGAGGTGACCGGGACCGGCTACGACCCCGCCGGCACCTTCCGCCGGGAGGGCGACGATCTGAACCCATCGGAGGATGGACACCTATCAGCCCTCCTCGTCGCCGGGGCCCTCTGCAACAACTCCAGGCTCGAGGAGGGGTCCGACGGCTGGAACGTCATCGGCGACCCCACCGAGGGGGCCCTCATCGTCGCCGCCTCGAAGGGGGAGATCCTCGACTACGTCGAGGGGTGGTACCTCGAAGAGGTCGTCGAGTTCCCCTTCGACTCCGAGATGAGGAGGATGACCACCGTTCATCGATCCTCCGATGGGCTCACCGTCTCGATGAAGGGAGCGCCGGAGACGGTCCTCGCCTTCAGCACCCGGATCATGCGGGACGGCTCCGAGGAGCCGATCACCTCCGAGGACCTCCTCCGGGCCTCGAAGGCCGCCGACGAGATGGCGGGGAGCGGCCTTCGGATCCTAGCCCTGGCGGGAAAGGTGATGGCCCCCGGCGCGCCCCTCGGCCGGGATGCCGTGGAGGCGGATCTGACCTTCCTCGGCCTCGTCGGGATGATGGACCCGCCCCGGGAGGAGGCGAAGGAGGCGATCAAGGTCTGCGAGAAGGCCGGGATCAGGCCGGTGATGATCACCGGCGACCACAAGCTCACCGCCTCCGCCATCGGCCGGGAGCTCGGCATCCTGAATGAGGGCGGCCGGGTCCTGGAGGGGACGGAGCTGGACGAGATGACCGCCGAAGAGCTCGCTGAGATGATCGAGGAGGTCTCGATCTTCTCCAGGACGACGGCGGAGCAGAAGGTGAGGATCGTCGAGGCCCTGAGGCGGAAGGGGCACATAGTCGCCATGACCGGCGACGGGGTGAACGACGGACCCGCCCTGCGGTCGGCAGACATCGGCGTCGCCATGGGAAGGACCGGCACAGAGGTCTCCAAGGAGGCCTCGGATATGGTCATCGCCGACGACAACTTCGCCACCATCGTCGCCGCCGTCGAGGAGGGGAGGAGGATCTACTCCAACATCAGGAAGGCCTCATCTTACCTCTTATCCTGCAACTTCGCCGAGGTGATGACGATATTCATCGGCGTCATGCTGGGGCTGCCCGTCCCCCTCATCGCCCTCCAGATCCTCTGGATCAACATCGTCACCGACGAGTTTCCGGCCATCGGCCTTGCCGTCGAGCCGGCCCACTCGGACCTGATGAAGAATAAGCCCAGAGACCCGAAGGAGCCGATCCTGACCCGGGGGCTCTTCCTATACACCCTGGGGATATCGACGGTCATCTTCATCGGGACCCTCGGCCTTTACGCCAACGCCCTCCGGGGCGGGGCCCCCCTCGAGGAGGCGAGGACGACGGTCTTCGCATCCCTGGTGATCTTCGAGATCTACAACGCCTACAACAGCCGCTCCCTCCATACCTCCTTCTTCAAGATGGACCCGAGGACGAACGGAAAGCTGATCCTGGGGCTTATCGCCTCCCTAGGAGCCCTGCTGGTGGCGATATACCACCCCTGGATGCAGAGGCTCTTCGAGACCGCCCCCCTGGATGCCGGAAGCTGGGCCGCCATCGTCGTCGCGGCCTCGGCGGTGGTGGTGGTGGCGGAGATCT